A region from the Candidatus Magasanikbacteria bacterium genome encodes:
- a CDS encoding polymer-forming cytoskeletal protein, with amino-acid sequence MFQKPSEDITTTNKEKYQEDEVETVVGPSVHVEGDFNSAGNILIKGSVAGRVSTDKLLTIEEGAKVSADIKAGDSIVSGEIIGNAKIENRLELTQTARITGDIKCNILVVHAGALVKGKIMMPGLESVEKNSAKKTSTRSRAKSKKEDSEE; translated from the coding sequence ATGTTTCAAAAACCTTCAGAAGATATTACTACTACAAATAAAGAAAAATACCAAGAAGACGAAGTGGAAACAGTCGTTGGGCCTTCTGTTCATGTGGAGGGTGATTTTAATTCAGCCGGGAATATCTTAATAAAAGGAAGTGTTGCTGGGAGAGTTTCTACCGATAAACTACTTACAATAGAAGAGGGTGCAAAAGTTTCAGCAGACATAAAAGCAGGGGATTCAATAGTTTCTGGAGAAATAATTGGAAATGCAAAGATAGAAAATAGACTAGAACTTACTCAAACCGCTAGAATTACAGGGGATATAAAATGTAATATTTTGGTTGTGCATGCTGGTGCTTTGGTAAAAGGTAAAATTATGATGCCTGGACTTGAGTCTGTTGAAAAAAATAGTGCGAAAAAAACTTCTACGCGTTCTCGCGCAAAATCAAAAAAAGAAGATTCAGAGGAATAA